TATGTGGTGTCGTCGAATGTGGCTGTGATGAAGGCCAATGTCACGACGCCGGCGGGCTATGTCGCGCCATAACCGCCAGAACCGCCGTAATCGCCATAACCGCCGTGACGAAGCGCGCGTAAAAGGGCGCGCAGCGCGCGCGTACGCGCCGTCTTTCACTTTGGCCATACAAGACGGCATTTAGGCGTCAGACGACAGAACCGCGTTTTATTGCTACGTCTAGACTCTGAGCAATGCTGCAAGGCGCGCGTCATGCACGTGTCATGTAGCGCAAGCCATCGAGGCCATGATGACGGAGCGGTGACATGACCGGTTTGGGCTGGATCATGGTGATGGTGGTCGCAATGCTGGCGTCCTGGCTGCTGCTTAGCGTGGGCGTCGCCGTTGCTATCGCCCTTCTGTTCGGCACCGCGTCGCGGCTGTTCGCCAGCGATCACGATCAATAGACAGGCAAGCCGGCCGAGCACGCCGGCCGCCCGTCACACGTGCGGCGCGTGTGGCGGGCATTATGCTGCATCCCGTTTCGCTGCATCCATTAAACAAGACTACATGACGAGAGAGAGACATGGCCGCCACGTGTGCCGATTATCTCGAAGCAGGCGATTTTCTCCAGGTCGTCAAGATGACACCGCTCGTGTCGATCGACCTGATCGTGTCCGACTACGCGGGGCGAGTGCTCGTCGGGCATCGGCGTAATCGCCCGGCGCTCGGGACGTGGTTCGTGCCGGGCGGGCGCATCTGCAAGAACGAAAGGCTCGATGCGGCGTTCACACGCATCGTCGACGCGGAACTCGGCATCTCGGGGATGGAGCGCGCGGCTGCGCGTTTCGGCGGCCTGTTCGAACACCTTTATAAAGACAACTTCGCCGGCGCGGACAAGATCACGACGCACTACGTCGTGATCGCGTATTTCCTGACGCTCGAGAACACGACGTCTGTTGGGCGCTTCGACCAGCACAGCCGCTATATCTGGCTCACGCCTGAAGCGCTGCTTGCGCGCGACGACGTGCACGAAAACACCAAGGCGTATTTCCGCTGAGTCCGCGGACTAGGGTCGTCGGCTCACAATAACAACGGCGCGGCAGCTCGCGCCGCCGCGCCACGCTTGAGCGCCGGGAATCAGACCCGGCTCAACAGTTCCGCCAGCTCTTCCTGCGCGCCCTCGCCGTTCGTGCCGGTTACGCCCTGCATGCGACCCCGCAGATAGGCATCGAACGCATGTTTCACTTCGGGATGGCGCAACGCGAACTCGACCGTCGCCTTCAGGTAGCCGAGCTTGCTGCCGCAGTCGAAACGCTTGCCGTGGTACTGGTACGCGAGCGCCTGCTCCGAGCCGAGCAGCGACTGGATTGCATCCGTCAGCTGGATCTCGCCGCCCGCACCGGCAGTCTGGCGGCGCAGATGATCGAAGATCGCGGGCATCAGCACATAGCGGCCCACGACGCCGAGATTCGACGGCGCATCCTCCGGCGCGGGCTTTTCGACGATGTCCGACATCTTGAAGAGCCGATCGTCCCAGCGCTTGCCGTCGATCACGCCATACGAGCGCGATTCCTGCTTGCCGATCTCTTCGACACCGACAATCGAGCAATGATAGTGATTGAACAGGCTCACCATTTGCGACAGAACGGGCGGCGCGCCGTCGAGCAGGTCGTCGGCGAGCATCACGGCGAACGGCTCGTCGCCGACCAGCTTTTCCGCGCACAGCACCGCATGACCGAGCCCAAGCGGCTCCGGCTGGCGCACATAGCAGCATTCGACATGGCTCGGCTTGATGTTCTGCACCAGTTCCAGCAGCGCGAGCTTGCCGCGCGCGAGCAGCTCGCACTCGACCTCGTAGGACTTGTCGAAATGGTCTTCGATCGCGCGCTTGCTGCGCCCCGTGACGAAGATCATCTCGGTGATGCCCGCCGCGATCGCCTCTTCGACCGCGTACTGGATCAGCGGCTTGTCTACGACGGGCAGCATTTCTTTCGGGCTCGCCTTCGTCGCGGGGAGAAATCGGGTGCCGAGACCGGCCACGGGGAACACTGCCTTGCGTATGCTGAGCATGCTCGCGCCTCTTTTGAGTGGTTTGATAAGCATCGATACGCCAGCGTATTCCGCGAATATCGAGCCGATCTGCCAACTTCTCGGTATTTTCCGACTCAAACCGCCAGGGCTTAAAAACCTGGGCCTATGATGGACCCAAGGCACGCAGACCTTCATTCTTTCGCCGTCCTCGGCACTGGAGACAGACGATGCGATATGAGCACGCGGTGAGTCGATGGATGGATTCAACCTCGTCGAGCGCAGTCGTCAATGTCGGGCACATGGTCAAACGTATCGGCATTCTCGTTTTTGAACGATTTCCGCTGAGCGACGTGTGTCTGCTCGCTGACGCATTCCGACTCGCCAACGAAGCACAGGCCGATCAATCCGGCCCCGAGGGCGCGGGTATCAAACCCTCCTATTCGATCGTGATGCTGTCCGAAATGGGTGGCAGCGTCGTCAGCAGCTGTTCGCTGCGCGTGTGGACGGAAAGCCTCAATGGACCGCTCCTGAATGGCTTCGATACGCTGTTCATCGTCGGCGGCCCGGGCGCTTCGCGCGCGAAGGCGAACGAGCGGCTGATCCGGCGGCTGCGCGCGATCGCGCCGAAAATCCGCGTCGTCAAGGCGCTCGACGAAGGCCTGGGCGTGCTCGCTGCCGCCGATCTCGCCTTCGAGCGGCGTGGCTGGCGCAGCATGTCGGGTGCAACCGACGACTCAGGCAAACCCGTCGCCCCCGTCGTGAACGACACTCAATGGCACATCGAGCCCGGCGCCTCGATCGACGTCGACGCACCCGTGCGTTCGATCGCAGCCGCGCTCACGGTCATCAAGCGCGATCACGGCACGCCGATCGCGAGGCTCGTTTCGGAGCGCGCGCTGTCGGGCACGTCGCGGCGCCTCGATGCGATTCTCGACGACGACGAAAAAAAGGGCATCACCCGCAAGATCACGACGGCCGCGCACTGGATCCGCGAGAACTACACGCGTCACATTTCCGTGGCGGAAGCCGCCGAAGTCGCGAAGATGAGCGAGCGCAATTTCCTGCGGCGCTTCAAGGCGCAAGTGGGGCTCACGCCGTCGGAATACCTGCTGCGCGCGCGGCTCGACGCGAGTTGCCTGCTGCTGACGGAGACCGACATGTCGATCGACGGGATCGCGCGACGCTGCGGCGTGCGTAGCGGCGACGGACTCGCGAAGATCTTCCGCAAGCGCCTGTCCATTTCCCCGACCGACTATCGCGCGGCACACCGGCACAACATGTCGAAGAGCTGATCCCGGCGGCCTGCCCATGCGGATTCCGTTATATGGGACGACGCGTTGCGCATCAACGCGAGCATGAGCTAATAACAAAAATAACGTTGGTGGCTGCGGACAGGCGCCCGTAGGATTCGCCCTTTTGCGCGTTTTGCGCGCACCAGCCGCATGTCCACCGTTCTCGCGCCCGAAACAGGCGTCGCGCAGGCATCTTCCCGCGCGCACAACAAGCCCGTCATCCGTTCCGCCGCCGATGTCTCGGCACTCGTCAACCAGGGCGCCGCCATCGGCAGCGATGCGCGCATCGTCGTCGCGATCGCGCTCGGCGGCGTGTTCCTCGATGCCTACGATCTCGGCGCGCTCGCGTTCGGCCTCAAGGATGTCGCGCGCGAATTCTCGCTGACGCCCGCTGGCACAGGCTTCGTCGCTTCCGCGATCACGTTCGGCGCGATCGTCGGCGCGCTGTTCGGCGGCTTTCTGACCGACCGCATCGGCCGCTATCGCGTATTCATGGCCGACATGTTCTTCTTCGTGATCGCCGCGCTCGCCTGTGCGTTCGCGCCGAACGCATGGGTGCTAGGCGGCGCGCGCTTCGTGATGGGTCTCGGCGTCGGCATCGACCTGCCCGTCGCGATGGCATTTCTCGCCGAGTTCTCGCGGCTGCAAGGCAAGGGCAACAAGGCCGCGCGCGTCGCGATG
The DNA window shown above is from Paraburkholderia sp. PGU19 and carries:
- a CDS encoding helix-turn-helix domain-containing protein, encoding MDSTSSSAVVNVGHMVKRIGILVFERFPLSDVCLLADAFRLANEAQADQSGPEGAGIKPSYSIVMLSEMGGSVVSSCSLRVWTESLNGPLLNGFDTLFIVGGPGASRAKANERLIRRLRAIAPKIRVVKALDEGLGVLAAADLAFERRGWRSMSGATDDSGKPVAPVVNDTQWHIEPGASIDVDAPVRSIAAALTVIKRDHGTPIARLVSERALSGTSRRLDAILDDDEKKGITRKITTAAHWIRENYTRHISVAEAAEVAKMSERNFLRRFKAQVGLTPSEYLLRARLDASCLLLTETDMSIDGIARRCGVRSGDGLAKIFRKRLSISPTDYRAAHRHNMSKS
- a CDS encoding GDP-mannose mannosyl hydrolase; translated protein: MAATCADYLEAGDFLQVVKMTPLVSIDLIVSDYAGRVLVGHRRNRPALGTWFVPGGRICKNERLDAAFTRIVDAELGISGMERAAARFGGLFEHLYKDNFAGADKITTHYVVIAYFLTLENTTSVGRFDQHSRYIWLTPEALLARDDVHENTKAYFR
- the galU gene encoding UTP--glucose-1-phosphate uridylyltransferase GalU; this encodes MLSIRKAVFPVAGLGTRFLPATKASPKEMLPVVDKPLIQYAVEEAIAAGITEMIFVTGRSKRAIEDHFDKSYEVECELLARGKLALLELVQNIKPSHVECCYVRQPEPLGLGHAVLCAEKLVGDEPFAVMLADDLLDGAPPVLSQMVSLFNHYHCSIVGVEEIGKQESRSYGVIDGKRWDDRLFKMSDIVEKPAPEDAPSNLGVVGRYVLMPAIFDHLRRQTAGAGGEIQLTDAIQSLLGSEQALAYQYHGKRFDCGSKLGYLKATVEFALRHPEVKHAFDAYLRGRMQGVTGTNGEGAQEELAELLSRV